One genomic window of Catenulispora sp. MAP5-51 includes the following:
- a CDS encoding peroxiredoxin produces MPAVGDRAPAFTLTDQHGRSVSLDDFRGRQAVLLVFYPFAFSRVCGSELQAIHESVGDFQNERVQVLAASCDALYSLRAYADEAGFGFPLLADHWPHGGAARAYGVFDAERGCAVRGTFLIDQEGVIRWTVVNGLADARSPDDYRAALAAAGV; encoded by the coding sequence GTGCCCGCGGTCGGCGATCGGGCGCCGGCCTTCACCTTGACCGACCAGCACGGCCGGAGCGTCTCCCTGGACGATTTCCGGGGCAGGCAGGCCGTGCTGCTGGTCTTCTACCCCTTCGCCTTCTCCCGGGTCTGCGGCTCGGAGCTGCAGGCGATCCACGAGAGCGTCGGCGACTTCCAGAACGAGCGGGTCCAGGTGCTGGCGGCGTCGTGCGACGCGCTCTACTCGCTGCGCGCGTACGCCGACGAGGCCGGCTTCGGCTTCCCGCTGCTGGCCGACCACTGGCCGCACGGCGGGGCGGCGCGCGCGTACGGGGTCTTCGACGCCGAGCGCGGTTGCGCCGTCCGAGGGACCTTCCTGATCGACCAGGAGGGTGTGATCCGCTGGACCGTGGTCAACGGTCTGGCGGACGCCCGCTCGCCGGACGACTACCGGGCCGCGCTGGCCGCAGCTGGCGTGTAA
- a CDS encoding Tellurium resistance encodes MRLNRMIIRASDDGEGGGRVERMTAARPVQSLTSRGAAAGTLRVNLIWDQLPMIPTPRPTGGLKLSSRRLEPPPISHGRLVDLDLGCLYEFTAGQRGVVQALGHRRGDFERPPYIRLDQDDRSGSAIGENLFINLDHADEMNRVLIFVFAYQGAFDGANAKVTLHPAIGNPLEIKLENPIAQAKSCAVAMLLRHGPDLVVQREVQFTTGFQSELDRMYGWGMRWQDGQPKGLG; translated from the coding sequence ATGCGCCTGAACCGGATGATCATCAGGGCGTCCGACGACGGCGAGGGGGGCGGCCGCGTCGAGAGGATGACGGCGGCCAGACCGGTCCAGTCACTCACCAGCCGCGGCGCCGCCGCCGGCACACTGCGCGTGAACCTGATCTGGGACCAGCTCCCGATGATCCCCACCCCGCGCCCCACCGGAGGCCTGAAACTGTCCTCCCGCCGCCTGGAACCCCCGCCGATCAGCCACGGCCGCCTCGTCGACCTGGACCTGGGCTGCCTCTACGAGTTCACGGCGGGCCAAAGAGGCGTGGTCCAAGCCCTGGGACACCGCCGAGGCGACTTCGAGCGCCCGCCCTACATCCGCCTGGACCAGGACGACCGCAGCGGCAGCGCCATCGGCGAGAACCTGTTCATCAACCTGGACCACGCGGACGAGATGAACCGCGTCCTGATCTTCGTCTTCGCCTACCAGGGCGCCTTCGACGGCGCGAACGCCAAGGTGACCCTGCACCCCGCGATCGGCAACCCGCTGGAGATCAAACTGGAGAACCCCATCGCGCAGGCGAAGTCGTGCGCGGTGGCCATGCTCCTGCGCCACGGCCCGGACCTGGTGGTCCAGCGCGAAGTCCAGTTCACGACCGGCTTCCAGTCGGAGCTGGACCGCATGTACGGCTGGGGCATGCGCTGGCAGGACGGCCAGCCCAAGGGGCTGGGCTAG
- a CDS encoding protein phosphatase 2C domain-containing protein produces the protein MDVGYICEAASALRPNDDFVLAAENFVIVLDGATEPAGVDSGCVHDVPWLVAHLAANLAGLLVREPRAELVDVLREGIAATMRDHAGRCDLANRDSPSSTVAILRCGADEVDYIVLGDSAVVIEHGDGELLVAHDDRTAVLDDYTLAGVSRLRNTDEGFWIASNRPDAADKALAGSVPLRDVTRAALMTDGITRLVERYGRSWLDLLDRLDKQGPGQLVADVRAEELAVPPGTYRGKLHDDVTAVFCRF, from the coding sequence ATGGATGTCGGCTATATCTGCGAGGCGGCTTCCGCGCTGCGTCCCAATGACGACTTCGTCCTGGCCGCCGAGAACTTCGTCATCGTCCTGGACGGTGCCACCGAGCCCGCTGGTGTCGACTCCGGCTGCGTCCATGATGTCCCCTGGCTGGTCGCGCACCTCGCTGCGAATCTCGCCGGGTTGCTTGTGCGTGAGCCGCGGGCAGAGCTGGTGGACGTCCTGCGCGAGGGCATCGCCGCGACGATGCGTGATCACGCGGGGCGGTGCGATCTCGCGAATCGCGACAGTCCTTCCAGTACTGTCGCGATTCTGCGTTGTGGTGCGGATGAGGTGGACTACATCGTGCTCGGCGATTCGGCTGTCGTCATCGAGCACGGTGATGGCGAACTGCTTGTCGCACATGACGACCGCACCGCCGTCCTCGACGACTACACCCTCGCCGGTGTCAGCCGTCTGCGTAACACGGACGAGGGTTTCTGGATCGCCTCCAACCGCCCCGACGCCGCCGACAAGGCCCTGGCCGGGAGCGTGCCTCTGCGGGACGTCACCCGCGCCGCGCTCATGACCGATGGCATCACGCGCCTGGTGGAGCGCTACGGCCGGTCGTGGCTTGATCTGCTCGATCGCCTCGACAAGCAGGGGCCGGGGCAGCTGGTCGCCGATGTGCGCGCTGAGGAGCTCGCGGTGCCGCCGGGTACCTATCGCGGCAAGCTTCATGACGACGTGACCGCCGTCTTCTGTCGTTTCTGA
- a CDS encoding aminotransferase class I/II-fold pyridoxal phosphate-dependent enzyme: MVVQTPSPAAYKISGRGASQIAASIEAGIAAGDLPPGQALPPIRDLAADLGVNPNTVSAAYRLLRDRGAVETAGRRGTRVRAQPATAPRNLSFPIPAGAKDLVTGDPDRRLLPDLVFPDGPSQRPYAADAMLPELLATARARLGADGVPVGDLLLAFGAGDAIDRALSAHLRTGDTVAVEDPGWGAVYRLLPAMNLTAVPVPVDIEGMTPAGLAAALKRGVRAVIITSRAQNPTGAAVSAGRAEALRALLARHPDVLVIEDDHGADITRHHRLHTLAGATEHWAHIRSLSKAYGPDLRCAVVAADGTTGGRMAGRLRLGAGWVSQLIQAQVHRLWTDEAVEAQIAEAARAYTERRDTLVAALAARGIEAWGTTGINVWIPVPEEAVVVSGLLAAGWAVAPGAWFRVDSPPGIRITVAQLDLADVEPLADALAAVLTASGSNGSV; the protein is encoded by the coding sequence GTGGTAGTTCAAACACCCTCCCCGGCAGCGTACAAAATCTCCGGCCGGGGCGCCAGCCAGATCGCGGCGTCCATCGAGGCCGGCATCGCCGCCGGCGACCTGCCGCCCGGCCAGGCCCTGCCGCCGATCCGGGACCTCGCGGCCGACCTCGGGGTGAACCCCAACACCGTCTCGGCCGCCTACCGCCTGCTGCGCGACCGCGGCGCGGTGGAGACCGCCGGCCGGCGCGGCACCCGGGTGCGCGCGCAGCCGGCCACCGCCCCGCGCAACCTCAGCTTCCCGATCCCGGCCGGCGCGAAGGACCTGGTCACCGGCGACCCGGACCGCCGCCTGCTGCCGGACCTTGTCTTCCCCGATGGCCCGTCGCAGCGCCCCTATGCCGCCGACGCGATGCTGCCGGAGCTGCTCGCCACCGCGCGCGCCCGTCTCGGCGCCGACGGCGTCCCGGTCGGCGACCTGCTGCTGGCCTTCGGCGCCGGCGACGCCATCGACCGCGCCCTGTCCGCCCACCTGCGCACCGGCGACACGGTGGCCGTCGAGGACCCGGGCTGGGGCGCCGTCTACCGGCTGCTGCCGGCGATGAACCTGACCGCCGTCCCGGTCCCGGTCGACATCGAGGGCATGACGCCGGCGGGCCTGGCCGCGGCCCTCAAGCGCGGCGTGCGCGCGGTGATCATCACCAGCCGCGCGCAGAACCCGACCGGCGCCGCGGTGTCCGCCGGCCGCGCCGAAGCCCTGCGCGCGCTGCTGGCCCGGCACCCGGACGTCCTGGTGATCGAGGACGACCACGGCGCCGACATCACCCGGCACCACCGGCTGCACACCCTGGCCGGGGCCACCGAGCACTGGGCCCATATCCGTTCCCTGTCCAAGGCCTACGGCCCGGACCTGCGCTGCGCGGTGGTCGCCGCCGACGGCACCACCGGCGGCCGGATGGCCGGCCGGCTCCGCCTCGGCGCGGGCTGGGTCAGCCAGCTGATCCAGGCGCAGGTCCACCGGCTGTGGACGGACGAGGCGGTCGAGGCGCAGATCGCCGAAGCGGCGCGCGCCTACACCGAGCGCCGCGACACCCTCGTCGCCGCCCTGGCCGCGCGCGGCATCGAGGCCTGGGGCACCACCGGAATCAATGTATGGATCCCGGTCCCCGAGGAGGCGGTCGTGGTCAGCGGCCTGCTCGCGGCCGGCTGGGCGGTGGCGCCCGGCGCCTGGTTCCGCGTCGACAGCCCGCCCGGCATCCGCATCACCGTCGCGCAGCTGGACCTGGCCGACGTCGAACCGCTCGCCGACGCCCTCGCCGCGGTCCTCACCGCCTCCGGCTCGAACGGCTCAGTATAG
- a CDS encoding pyridoxamine 5'-phosphate oxidase family protein has translation MTQAAPSQTSSPSPSPSQSQSQSQSPSQIQSQSQSPAAPARDAETEACLFGHGAEGAYEQTPRTTATRYQSRVGYDRAAVHAVLDEALVCHLAYVHEGAPVALPTVHARSGDRLYVHGSTGGRFARLDGRQVGVTVTLFDGLVLARSWMHHSMAFRSVVIHGTARVVADPAERLDAMRALIDHIAPGRTAESREPTRKELAQTAILALDLEQVSLKARGGQVADDEEDLALPYWAGTIPLAVTAGVAQPAPDLLEGIAMPEYAQNYTRSRACGYAH, from the coding sequence ATGACGCAAGCGGCCCCCAGCCAGACTTCCAGCCCGAGCCCGAGCCCGAGCCAGAGCCAGAGCCAGAGCCAGAGCCCGAGCCAGATTCAGAGCCAGAGCCAGAGCCCCGCCGCCCCGGCGCGCGACGCCGAGACCGAGGCCTGCCTGTTCGGCCACGGCGCCGAGGGTGCCTACGAGCAGACCCCGCGCACCACCGCCACGCGCTACCAGAGCCGCGTCGGCTACGACCGTGCCGCCGTCCACGCCGTCCTGGACGAGGCGCTGGTCTGCCACCTGGCCTACGTCCACGAGGGCGCGCCGGTGGCCCTGCCGACGGTCCACGCCCGCTCTGGCGACCGGCTGTACGTGCACGGCTCGACCGGCGGCCGCTTCGCGCGCCTGGACGGCCGGCAAGTGGGCGTGACCGTCACCCTCTTCGACGGCCTGGTCCTGGCCCGCAGCTGGATGCACCACTCGATGGCGTTCCGCAGCGTCGTGATCCACGGCACGGCCCGGGTCGTCGCCGACCCCGCCGAACGCCTGGACGCCATGCGGGCCCTGATCGACCACATCGCCCCCGGCCGCACCGCCGAGTCGCGCGAGCCCACCCGCAAGGAGCTGGCGCAGACCGCGATCCTGGCGCTGGACCTGGAGCAGGTCTCGCTGAAGGCGCGCGGCGGCCAGGTCGCGGACGACGAGGAGGACCTGGCGCTGCCGTACTGGGCCGGGACGATCCCGCTCGCGGTGACCGCCGGCGTCGCCCAGCCCGCTCCGGACCTGCTGGAGGGCATAGCGATGCCGGAGTACGCGCAGAACTACACGCGCTCGCGTGCCTGCGGATACGCGCATTGA